Below is a genomic region from Rana temporaria chromosome 3, aRanTem1.1, whole genome shotgun sequence.
taaatgggtgaactcccgctttaacgtgTTTGTTCAAGATTTCTGCCTTCCTTCACATGTCCTGCACATGCAGCACAAAGGCTGGTCTAGATTAGAATGATTGGATTGGTTCTGGCTAGCTAATCAGAGCTTTATTCATTTCCTGTGATTGGCACAATTCAGATACAAGGATATTCTCAAACGTACCATGCAGTGAcaagtcatggaaaaaaaaaagtaaacagtagATGAGACTATGAATGTTTTACTCTTAACTAAGCTTTCAGAAAGTAACATTTCTGGAGTCAAGTTCTACTTTAATCATAAAATAATTCGGACTGGATGTACATTTTTGTGGTATCGTTATTAGTCTTTCGGGTCAGTCTTTACCATGAAGGTTTTATGAAGCAGTTACTCTTGCATAACCTGTTTTGAAATCCAATAAAGCCACAAAGAGAAAAGACCAGCTTTGTTAAACAGGTTAAAATGACTTTGTCACGCCAGACTAATAAATCTTTTTATTCCAAAGATCACAAATCGCATAGCTAAGCAATGTAAAATCGACCATGTTCTTGCCCAAAAGCTCAGGGAAGTGATTTTCAAACTGGGAAGGGGTGGGGATCACTGCAAGGGAGCATGTGTAGGTGGATGCCCCATGTCAAATAATACATAGGAAAATAAACATGTACAGGTGGGGAGGAAATGAAAGTCAAGAACCACTGGCTTAGGGTATATATGCACATGAGATATTGGTCACCAAATGCTTCGATTGGCAGAACCTTGCAATTATTCAGGTGTCTTTGGGAAGATCTCAGCAGACATTAGGCGTAATTCACAAAGCTAAGGAAATTTCCAGGTAACAATTTTTTCAGccaataaaatttgaaaattatagTCACATTATGATAAGGATAAATAGCCTTGTGTTAGAGTTGGCCTGGACTCAAAAAGTGACTGACATTAAGAAACATCTTGAAATGTTTGTCTCTAAATGGTACTTATATTAATCTTTTATCTTAAATTCTGCCCAAAAAAAAGCAGTGCAATTTCTGCGTCTATGCACTTCTGTGGCTTTAGCCTCATAGCTGTATACCTACTGGTTGAGATAATCCAAGGCACAGCTGCCTCTGACTGGTGATGACTACTGTGTGGTTCACTGTTCTTTTTAGAGCAGAATCTGTACCTGAGGACCTGAAGAATCTCTCTGCTTGTGCTTACTTCATTCAATAGATATGTGCTGTCTGTACCCCTCCTGTTGCTTCTTGAATATAACCCCACCATCAGGAAGGCAGCTATGACATGAGGAAGTCCTGCTCCTCTACCAACATGGCCACCACCATAAAAGGTGTCCAAAAAGTCCAGAACAAGCCTTAGTAAGTCATTAGGAAAAAAGCTCCAGGGACCATACAGGCAATTTAATTGACTAGAGATTTGCTCTTTGCTTGCTTTTTCTGAACCGTAGCCACAGTTCAGGTTCTCTTTAAGGCTTTATGAATCAAGTCTATTCTCTGCAAACCATTCTAGATGCAAATGTCTGCAAGGTTGTATTTTCTGGCCAGCAGCCTAATATTGCCATGAAATCAGGCTGCGGTCAGGATGTTTTTCTCCACAGTACATTACTGGTGATCTACCCGCTGAATCAGGGTGCCAACATTCAGTGGTTAAAGCCATGTCTAACCACTATTTACTCTTTACAGCTAGCTCATCAGAGAACCTTTATCTGGCTTTTTTGCTGCAACGTCATTAAATAACCCTTACATTTCATCACTTACAGACTTCAGTGTTTTAAGCTCCTAAAACATAGGTTTGTCTTCACagctcatataaaaaaaaaaataagtattgtcCATTGTGCTGTAAGCCACAAAGGAGAAGTGGCCACAGACAAGAGGTAAAGTGCCACCTTTAAACATAGATGCAAAAACACCACCTGTTCTCATTCTCATTGAGTTATTGTGGAAATACCCTCATGACAATAAATCGATATGGTCTTGGAATCCAGTGTTTACTGATGTATGAAGTCATAAATTGGTTCTTCCCTGCTAGTAACTTCCTCCATGTAATACATAGAATGTCATTGGAGGTCTTATAACTTCTATGAAATATCTCCTTTGTTTTCTATCCCCTCTTTGATAGTAGCAGTAGACTTGAGATGATCAAGTGTTGATGAATAGTCTGACTTGAGGGTGCCATACCAATAATTCCACTGAACACCGCCGTTCTGATTGTGAGAATAATGGAGGCTTACTCACATTGTCCCagcacataaataaaatgttctgTCATCCTGTACAGATTTTAGCTTAGCAGTAATATCATGGCATGTTCTCTGTTTCATGTTGTCTCAAATGATTCCATAGCATCCATCCACAGTGACGGGGTACTCGGAGACTGTACTGGAACCTGTCTCAGTTCTTGGATCTGCTTCTCAAGAGCCTGATTACGATAAAACATTTCTAAGTAGCTGGCCTGGATTTCTTTCTGGTACCGTAGTACTTTATCCTTTTCTTCTTTCCATATTTTTCTTTCATGCTCAAAACTCAGGATCTGGGCCTCATTCTGACGTCTCTCCAAAATAAGCTCAGCCCTTAGTCTCTCTGTGTCCGCAGACTCCAAACCATCTTTTGGGTTTCCATGGTTGTCCAATATTGAAGCTGGAGAAAGTTTTTCTTTGGCATCCTCAAAAGCTTGCAGGCGGGCTTTTAGATCTGCcgactctttttctctctctctagccAATGCTTTTGCCTCCCGAAGTTGTGTCTTCATCAGGAAGACCTCCCCCATCTTCTGTGTAACTTCAGATTGTGAATCTTTAAGATGCCGTTTCAGTAAAGAGATCTCACCAGCTTTCTGAGAAATCTGCAATATAAATAAATtcagaataataaaaatatatattttatagggAATGTATACTGTACTTGcactgtacatatttttttattatagtcaGGACTAAAAAATAcatgtaacacacacacacacattatatatattatatatatatatatatatatatatatataattatattttggACAAATCTATTTACTTTGTTTAAAAACCCCTCTGTTTACTAAGCTCAACTTCGCCTGAAATTTATTTTTCTATAGTTTTCACAAGTTGTTTGTGTCATCTTTATATGGTCATGTTcagactaagacccctttcacactaaggagtttttcaggcggtacagcgaaaaaaaaaaaaaaagggctgctATACAGCCTGAAAGACTCCTTCACTGCATActaaatgtgaaagcccgaggactttcacactgaggtgatgcgctggcgggagagaaaaaatctcctgccagcagcatctttggaatttggtattaaccctttatcggtcgctagcgggggttaataccgcaccgctatcggccgaatccTGCGGCAAAACCGACGGTattgcgccgctatttttagcggcactataccgccaccgtggctcccacccagtgtgaaaggagccttagagATGGTCAACTGACTTGGAATGTGCAATAAGCATCTTTACTGaatgtctgataaaaaaaattatttacaagaTAATGCATGTAGGAACTTATACAATAATACTGGAGTTTAAAAATTGCCGTTGTTACCCAAACCTAGCAATTATATTTCATTTTTCTTCGAGAAAACTATGTATAGTTTTCATATATTTATCTCCTAGAAAGTAGGTTGTTTCAACAAGTTTAAAGTCTACATTTACAAAGCTCTGCAGAAAGACTTGCACTGAGagcagtaaatggcttcaaatcaagaatcatttattttgttttttttatttattttgttttttttattttattttgttttttttattttttgtggttgaactggatagacttgtgtcttttttcaacctgactaactatgtaactatgtaatcatGAGATATAAAAACTGGTTGAATGTTGCTGATCCATACTGTATAGTAAAAAAAGGAAACCTGTATGAGAGAATTATGTAGACTGCCATTACAGAtctctaaggcctctttcacaccagCAGaccgatcgggtctgcctgtccatttttcaggtgcacccattgttctctatggggcagTGGAAGGCAGTGgatatgtgtccgctgacacccgccagCATCCGATCCCCAAAAAACAGACCGACGGGGATACGTTTGCCACCCCTCCAGCAGATCGGATGGAAACAGACATGCAGTCCCTTTCCATCTGAccaccccatagaggagagcgggttgTGTCAGTGTCCACTCAGCAAAGTGGAGCAGACATGGATCTGTCATCCGCCTGCACTGCGGGGATCGGCTGAGAGATCCACCGCActtaactagtgcttagtcagggCGTCCCTAGGGCCAACATCTACACTGTGGggattggtttactaaaactggagtgcaagaTCTAGTGAATTTGTGcaaggtagccaatcggcttctaaccccagctttttcaattaagttttcacaaaaaaaaaaaaatgaaaaccgattggtttttatgcagaactgcaccagattttgcactctccagttttagaaaagtAACCCTGTGTCTCTACATAAATTACTTGAAAATTGGCCAGGGAGGATGGGTCATGACATGACAGCAATGCCACCTACACAGTTGGCACAAGCTACACATTTATGCACCCAAATTTCCATGCATATGTTTTGTGTGTAGAAGATAGCAATGCCACCTGATAATATTCAGTTGGTTAGGAGCGGCTCTAGTAATGAAGACGCATCCTTTATGAAGTCTGTATGGTCGGCAGATGAGAGGTGTTGGTGGTGAGGGATTTATTGAAGATACGAGTGAAGGCTCAATGTCAAATCTGTTAAAAACACcagattttttaacaaaataggatTTTACAGTGATTATAAAAATCCCAACAAAAACCAACTGCGCACTAAAAAAGAAACAGGGGATTGTCTGCAGCTTAAACAGCTGCCCGAGGACCATACACTCAATGGCATCAGGTGAGGCCTAAATATCCACCTGGTGAAACCCTAGAATGTGTGAGCAGAGGACAAGGTGGCTGCCTTGCAAATTCAGCAAATGGTTCCTCCAAAAAGCCCAAGAAGCACTCACGGATCTAGTGGCATGTGCTTTGACAGAAAAGCATAAACAATGATCTGTCTAAACCATTGAGAAGAATGGTGGAGCAAGTAGCTGGTTAACCTTGCGGTGACCATTTGAGATGACAAAAGGGAAAATCAGTCTTCCTAATGAAAGCAGTGGATGCAAAGTAGACACGTACAGCAAAGACCACAgacaatgaagggaaatctccttcTATTGTACTGGAGCCAGACAGAGGGATGAAAGTGCGATATACTGGTTGAGGTGAAAGGctgaaaccaccttaggaagGATAGGGGCTCTGGGCCTCAAAACGACCTAGCTGACAAAGCATTTCTTACAAGACAAGTCCACCAGTTTAGACATGCTCTTTGTGGAGTGATGGCAACAAGGAAAGCAACCTTGTGAATAAGTGTGGAAAAGAGAATATCCCCTAAATGGTTTAAAGGGCAGTTTTTGAAGTACTGAAAGAACCAAATTCCAATCCCACAAAAGTACTGGGTGAACATACAACACAGAGGGAACCACATGAGACAACCTGCAGAAAAGTCCAAATGAAAGAATAAGAGGCTAGTGGTCTGTGGAACAAGATTGCAAGTGTCAAAATTTCCCTTTTAAAAAAGGTACTAAAAATGTACTACTGAACACTGACATTTGCATGTCGCCTCCAAATGAGTCAGTCAGTCCGGTATCATCTGGGCAGAGTTTAAGCTCCTTGGATTTATCGCATTGCTATGGCTCCAGCCAATAATTATACACAGGCCAAAATGGCTCCTCCCACAGACTGTCAGAGTGGACCTGATGGAGAACTCTGCCCCcaatgtccattcagacactgtaAAAATATCAGCTTCATGGGGCTGAGAACAGCAGACATTTCAAGTCTCTGGCGAGGTGCGGGATTCTCCTGCATTTGACTGTGGCTCCCGGACACCCACGAGTGCTGAGCGATATCCTGGCTAAGCCTGTCACTCAGCCacagacagaagacagagcagccagGGCGGCCGAATTGAGTACAGCTGCGGCGGCCACTCAGGCGGCTCTGTCTTCTGTCTGTGGCTGAGTAACAGGCGGATGTGATGACGTCCTCTCCAGGGAAGACCAGTCTGTGAGAAGGAGGACTGTAACAAGGTCCCACCTTCTAGACAGAACTCTCTTACAAGGTCTGTGTGATCAGGCTGCCT
It encodes:
- the N4BP3 gene encoding NEDD4-binding protein 3, with protein sequence MATLSRLQCSGEPPPPYEYSQSVEDVARQLEEKLHEKGVELRQLRRNPSDKDDPFTQVFEDKRRLWMEELDELKQMYVSKLQQISQQALRSQRALQLQLYKVQQEKKRLHEELNSLRTEFEQLRQKQSSQPENLSPKLEESKWEISQKAGEISLLKRHLKDSQSEVTQKMGEVFLMKTQLREAKALAREREKESADLKARLQAFEDAKEKLSPASILDNHGNPKDGLESADTERLRAELILERRQNEAQILSFEHERKIWKEEKDKVLRYQKEIQASYLEMFYRNQALEKQIQELRQVPVQSPSTPSLWMDAMESFETT